The following proteins are encoded in a genomic region of Coffea eugenioides isolate CCC68of chromosome 6, Ceug_1.0, whole genome shotgun sequence:
- the LOC113773933 gene encoding uncharacterized protein LOC113773933, with product MWMIKLTLRDGKAHIEMTANLLWHIWKARNNLNFNLCNHEGYRISQYAIVDWLEFKETNLLNTCDKQENSAELDSNDKIVAVLQQQHSTIMYVDAAVDQRRDKFGIGIAAKDNEGNLISTWSIPTAATGEAAIMEAHAIRTALLKALKENWTSILVLSDCKVLVDKLNLRNEDLSDISIILRDIRTLSRSFWRCTLSFVKRECNTCSHGLAKFATNLLNETRWKSIFPVWTSMAAQSDHLAVAAIMYMYL from the coding sequence ATGTGGATGATAAAGCTCACATTGAGAGATGGTAAAGCTCACATTGAAATGACAGCCAATCTACTCTGGCATATCTGGAAGGCGAGAAATAATTTGAACTTTAACCTGTGCAACCACGAAGGGTATCGGATCTCCCAATATGCCATCGTGGATTGGCTTGAGTTTAAAGAGACAAACCTACTAAACACATGTGACAAGCAAGAAAACAGTGCTGAGCTTGATAGCAATGACAAAATTGTTGCTGTACTCCAACAACAGCACTCGACTATCATGTACGTTGATGCAGCAGTGGACCAGCGAAGAGATAAGTTTGGCATTGGTATAGCAGCTAAGGATAATGAGGGAAATCTAATCTCTACATGGTCAATCCCAACCGCAGCTACAGGAGAGGCTGCAATCATGGAAGCTCATGCTATCAGAACTGCCTTGCTCAAAGCATTGAAGGAAAATTGGACGTCCATCTTGGTACTTTCTGATTGCAAAGTTCTTGTTGACAAATTGAATCTTAGGAATGAGGACCTATCTGACATAAGCATTATCCTGAGAGATATCAGGACATTGAGTAGGTCTTTTTGGCGTTGTACTTTATCTTTTGTTAAGCGAGAATGCAACACTTGTAGTCATGGTTTGGCGAAATTCGCCACTAACCTTTTAAACGAAACTAGGTGGAAGAGTATCTTTCCTGTGTGGACCTCTATGGCTGCACAAAGTGATCATCTGGCAGTTGCAGCTATAATGTACATGTACTTGTAG